A genomic window from Fusarium falciforme chromosome 2, complete sequence includes:
- a CDS encoding Ras-like protein: MAANTKFLREYKLVVVGGGGVGKSCLTIQLIQSHFVDEYDPTIEDSYRKQCVIDEEVALLDVLDTAGQEEYSAMREQYMRTGEGFLLVYSITSRQSFEEITTFQQQILRVKDKDYFPMVVVGNKCDLEGDRDVSRQEGEALARSFGCKFIETSAKSRINVDKAFFDIVREIRRYNREMQGYSTGSGGTTGANGPPKPMDMDNGEQEAGCCAKCVLM; encoded by the exons ATGGCTGCGAACACAAAG TTCCTACGAGAGTACAAGCTCGTCGTTgtcggaggaggtggtgtcGGTAAATCATGCTTGACCATTCAGTTGATTCAGAGCCATTTCGTCGACGAGTATGATCCTACAATCGAAG ACTCGTACCGAAAGCAGTGCGTCATCGATGAAGAGGTTGCTCTGCTCGACGTCCTCGATACCGCCGGCCAGGAAGAGTATAGCGCCATGCGAGAGCAGTATATGCGAACCGGAGAGGGATTCCTACTAGTCTATTCCATTACTTCGCGACAGAGCTTTGAGGAAATTACCACCTTCCAGCAACAGATTCTGCGAGTCAAGGATAAGGACTATTTCCCCATGGTCGTTGTTGGCAACAAGTGCGATTTGGAGGGCGACCGAGACGTGTCACGACAAG AGGGTGAGGCGCTGGCAAGGTCATTCGGCTGCAAGTTCATTGAGACGTCGGCCAAGTCTCGCATCAACGTTGACAAGGCCTTTTTCGATATCGTGCGAGAAATCCGGAGATACAACCGCGAGATGCAAGGCTACTCGaccggcagcggcggcaccACAGGCGCAAACGGCCCACCCAAGCCCATGGATATGGACAACGGCGAGCAAGAGGCTGGATGCTGCGCCAAGTGCGTGCTCATGTAA
- a CDS encoding Zn(2)-C6 fungal-type domain-containing protein, whose amino-acid sequence MFPLRNNGPDVTNKHGITRPNRRSATREPKDWRLLPKLVGVDQFPGPAPPISVTLVDPSPLDLRQHFTDLPLPDRLAPARGGPVAPVRQGLGDGVSTSTHPFPSNIPGNIIRGVGGIQLTTDSIPREEVHSDDPSDQGQKNEHLNCDGRLKMPRKRQRNNTSGRASKRAKTITLAAAQGNLPTGPCDFCLNHEIGRAMYARDAKCNIEVVQGSGKELYHLECQHCADYRFLNPRRNKSQVCVVDGDEYTHKRYGLEAPEMYPDHSACTRCVKFGFEQTCDADTILGYKCSNCRPDYACTAAGWVLPLVRPNKLPPVRPWYRHTCDRCRAHALEDGKLHDFEMCSWLENRSEWENDTACSRCIRDGMSCIDSSNLVQENPTAKPPEDWSIDEGYDIIWNLADITRHTSWRKPCDACILSNVKCQVHLARTGHACERCSQIGVGCVSDFGTTRTYWPLYSLSQVGFGPHMPFAACKNCRVNDRACDRQRPCDSCVINGEKTECDDYQRNKKQNTLPRPEVGNLGPLYYLSMGFGADGITSMKTGAEPEDWIGPSTQRYAVDNFENDGLERYKLILDAHKNFRPPFPAKPPHGAQGGHLLAKQNMGSIGRSELRDMINDMWPGYQNPCQFDAYHSLVVELENELPKNPPVQAASFGSATRSNPGSGTPGTRTRRPLGEPVNPPKRPARERKGWSPPKLRPPKVKLPQSTYGSQPDVGADWAQRRAGRRQRHQPANNDEHAFGRSMKPTVGISPEPPANARRVILCRSNVSSGRAPKDARAADDAPFNPFLGFTMNGKTKVRYNTKSRNSRWKVFNPLKHLDMSHWHVARRHLDSSKTHPRVFNMAEGQKLPVPLRDVLRDVPREEAEERIMERCVEPNDGGFGYCSRENSFRINCQSRAHSNTPPYKFPVCNQCHVASINDLFRQVYKPITRKDLIGMRAYLCHDCAGHISSKAQNVLDYHDAGARTVHGTYANDDAPKGIYNLDNDPDNAVEFRPNPKPGTGCFCADKVFGGWLCRYHRLYYAEEMLKQSKLVHEWRLSYFKKPVCPGCLANKPLDEVNVSADHDNFEEGGPTAWACLTCSEWVVNQENDEHNRPDVVKGALRTAERITDLLARVTEPPDDVEMSSGGVVNQDKEEYSRTMMPTGFLSTVIEVDDDVEMGDG is encoded by the coding sequence ATGTTTCCCTTGAGAAACAACGGGCCCGATGTCACCAATAAGCACGGCATAACACGCCCGAACCGCCGCTCGGCGACTCGAGAGCCGAAAGACTGGAGGCTCCTGCCGAAACTTGTCGGGGTGGACCAGTTTCCCGGGCCAGCGCCGCCCATCTCTGTAACCCTGGTTGACCCGTCTCCGCTGGATCTGCGGCAGCATTTTACTGACTTGCCGCTCCCGGACCGGTTGGCGCCGGCCCGTGGCGGTCCCGTGGCCCCCGTAAGACAGGGCCTCGGCGACGGAGTCTCCACATCTACTCACCCGTTCCCGAGCAACATCCCCGGGAATATCATCCGTGGGGTCGGCGGAATCCAGTTGACAACGGACAGCATCCCAAGGGAAGAAGTCCACAGCGATGACCCAAGCGACCAAGGCCAGAAAAACGAGCACCTGAATTGTGACGGCAGGCTCAAGATGCCCAGAAAGAGGCAGCGCAACAACACGTCAGGCCGGGCGAGCAAGCGGGCCAAGACGATAACGCTGGCAGCAGCTCAGGGCAATCTCCCCACGGGGCCTTGCGACTTTTGCCTCAACCACGAAATAGGCAGGGCCATGTACGCCCGGGATGCGAAGTGCAACATTGAAGTAGTGCAGGGCAGCGGCAAGGAATTGTACCACCTCGAGTGCCAGCACTGCGCCGACTACCGGTTCTTGAACCCGAGGCGCAACAAGTCGCAAGTGTGCGTCGTCGACGGCGACGAGTACACACACAAGCGGTACGGCCTCGAGGCCCCGGAAATGTACCCGGACCACTCGGCATGCACGCGGTGCGTCAAGTTTGGGTTCGAGCAGACCTGCGACGCCGACACCATCCTCGGATACAAGTGCTCCAACTGTAGGCCCGACTACGCCTGCACCGCCGCCGGCTGGGTCCTGCCCCTGGTGCGGCCCAACAAGCTTCCCCCCGTGCGGCCGTGGTACCGGCACACGTGCGACCGGTGCCGCGCTCACGCCCTCGAGGACGGCAAGCTCCATGACTTCGAGATGTGCTCGTGGCTGGAAAACCGCTCCGAGTGGGAGAACGACACGGCGTGCTCCAGATGCATACGCGATGGTATGTCATGCATCGACTCGAGCAACCTTGTCCAGGAGAACCCAACCGCCAAGCCTCCCGAAGACTGGTCCATCGACGAGGGTTACGACATCATCTGGAACCTGGCCGACATCACCAGGCATACGTCCTGGCGAAAACCCTGCGACGCTTGTATCCTCAGCAACGTCAAGTGTCAAGTCCATCTCGCACGCACTGGTCATGCCTGCGAGCGCTGTAGCCAGATCGGTGTCGGTTGCGTCAGCGACTTTGGTACAACACGCACTTACTGGCCTCTGTACAGCCTCAGCCAGGTCGGCTTTGGTCCGCACATGCCCTTCGCGGCCTGCAAGAACTGTCGTGTCAACGACCGCGCTTGCGATCGCCAACGTCCCTGTGACTCGTGCGTCATCAACGGCGAAAAGACCGAGTGTGACGACTATCAGCGGAACAAGAAGCAAAACACTCTTCCCAGGCCCGAGGTCGGTAACCTTGGCCCTCTGTACTACCTCTCCATGGGGTTCGGAGCTGACGGCATCACCTCCATGAAAACAGGGGCTGAGCCCGAGGACTGGATCGGTCCCTCAACTCAGAGGTACGCTGTAGACAACTTTGAAAATGACGGCCTCGAGCGCTACAAGCTGATCCTCGACGCCCACAAGAACTTCCGACCTCCATTCCCGGCAAAGCCACCCCACGGCGCTCAGGGTGGTCACCTCCTCGCCAAGCAGAACATGGGAAGCATCGGGCGGAGCGAGCTCAGAGACATGATAAACGACATGTGGCCCGGTTACCAAAACCCTTGCCAGTTTGATGCTTACCACAGCCTCGTCGTCGAGTTGGAAAATGAGCTGCCAAAGAACCCTCCAGTTCAAGCTGCATCTTTCGGTAGCGCTACGAGGTCCAACCCAGGTTCAGGTACGCCTGGGACTCGGACTCGACGGCCTCTGGGTGAACCTGTCAATCCGCCCAAGCGGCCAGCCCGGGAACGGAAAGGTTGGAGCCCACCTAAACTGAGGCCACCTAAAGTTAAACTACCTCAATCCACGTACGGTTCTCAGCCGGATGTTGGCGCCGACTGGGCTCAACGTCGGGCTGGGCGTCGCCAGCGCCACCAGCCTGCGAACAACGACGAACATGCATTCGGACGGTCCATGAAGCCGACCGTGGGCATTTCCCCGGAACCACCTGCAAATGCCCGTCGGGTCATCCTCTGCCGCAGTAACGTATCTTCAGGCCGCGCGCCCAAAGATGCCAGAGCCGCCGACGATGCTCCCTTCAACCCATTTCTGGGCTTCACCATGAACGGGAAAACAAAGGTGCGGTATAACACCAAGTCCAGGAACTCGCGCTGGAAGGTCTTTAACCCGCTCAAGCATCTCGACATGTCGCACTGGCATGTTGCCCGCCGTCATCTAGACAGCAGCAAGACTCATCCTCGCGTCTTCAACATGGCTGAAGGTCAAAAACTCCCTGTGCCCTTGCGTGACGTCCTCCGTGACGTTCCTCGCGAGGAAGCTGAAGAGCGGATCATGGAGAGGTGCGTCGAGCCCAACGATGGTGGCTTTGGCTACTGCAGCAGAGAAAACTCATTTCGAATAAATTGCCAGAGCCGTGCCCACAGCAACACGCCGCCGTACAAGTTCCCCGTCTGTAACCAATGCCACGTCGCCAGCATAAACGACCTGTTTCGCCAAGTATACAAGCCCATCACAAGGAAGGACCTGATCGGCATGCGCGCCTATCTATGCCATGACTGCGCCGGGCACATCAGCAGCAAGGCCCAGAACGTGCTGGATTACCACGATGCTGGGGCCCGTACCGTTCACGGCACATATGCCAACGACGACGCACCCAAGGGCATATATAACCTGGACAACGATCCAGACAATGCCGTCGAGTTCAGGCCAAACCCAAAGCCCGGTACTGGCTGCTTCTGCGCAGACAAGGTCTTCGGAGGATGGCTCTGCCGCTACCACCGGCTGTACTACGCcgaggagatgctcaagCAATCCAAGCTGGTACATGAGTGGCGGCTCTCATACTTCAAGAAGCCCGTCTGCCCTGGGTGCCTGGCAAACAAGCCGCTCGACGAGGTCAATGTGTCGGCTGACCATGACAACTTTGAGGAGGGTGGTCCAACGGCGTGGGCGTGTCTGACGTGTAGCGAATGGGTTGTGAACCAAGAGAATGACGAGCACAACAGACCTGATGTTGTGAAAGGGGCGCTGAGGACTGCCGAGCGGATAACTGATCTCCTCGCCAGGGTCACCGAACCTCCTGATGATGTGGAGATGAGTAGCGGAGGGGTTGTGAACCAGGATAAAGAAGAGTACAGCAGGACCATGATGCCTACTGGTTTTCTTTCCACGGTtatcgaggttgatgatgacgtAGAGATGGGAGATGGCTGA